A section of the Agarivorans litoreus genome encodes:
- a CDS encoding YaiI/YqxD family protein: MKIWVDADACPVVIKEILFRAAERTQIPLTLVANQYIKTPPSKVITSLQVSAGFDVADNEIVARVAAGDLVITSDIPLADEVITKRAQALSPRGELYTKSNIKSRLNMRDFMDTMRSSGVHTGGPAALSQADRKAFASHLDSILAKCRPAK, from the coding sequence ATGAAAATTTGGGTTGATGCTGACGCTTGTCCAGTGGTGATTAAAGAGATTTTGTTCCGTGCCGCCGAACGCACCCAAATACCCTTAACCTTGGTGGCTAATCAATACATCAAAACGCCGCCGTCTAAGGTGATTACTAGCTTGCAAGTAAGCGCCGGTTTTGATGTGGCTGATAATGAGATTGTGGCGCGAGTGGCTGCTGGGGACTTAGTCATCACCTCGGATATTCCTCTCGCCGATGAAGTGATCACCAAGCGGGCTCAAGCCCTAAGTCCGCGTGGTGAACTCTATACAAAAAGCAACATTAAGTCGCGACTAAATATGCGTGACTTCATGGACACGATGCGTTCTAGTGGAGTGCATACCGGCGGCCCTGCTGCGCTTAGTCAAGCTGATCGCAAAGCCTTCGCCAGTCATTTAGATTCAATTCTTGCTAAATGTCGGCCTGCTAAATAA
- a CDS encoding transporter substrate-binding domain-containing protein: protein MQKILFLLLFLPSLCFAKTLNIPGSPNAETLPFVLAKEIVKRSNIYDSVGYPYGSAGEISFAKTVADLNDGVLDLFWTATSADREQQQSAVYFPIYRGTLGMRLGIVEQGKSDIFKQVTSFAQMRQYIPCQGKLWADTAILEANGIKVAKSLGYGNIFAMLEADRCDYFPRGIFEPWSEVKREAKYNLTVDSYVMLRYKMPFFFFVKKDNQRLATHLNDILYQMFEDGSYQKMFLNDPDVKNALELGKLEKRTIFDLENPYLTDKVNAIPQKIWFDPLAGQ, encoded by the coding sequence ATGCAAAAAATTCTCTTTTTATTGCTGTTTTTACCATCATTATGCTTTGCCAAGACCTTAAACATTCCTGGCTCACCCAATGCCGAAACGCTGCCGTTTGTTCTAGCTAAAGAAATAGTAAAACGCAGCAATATTTATGACTCGGTGGGTTACCCCTATGGCAGTGCAGGGGAGATTTCCTTTGCTAAAACCGTTGCCGATTTAAATGATGGAGTACTGGATCTATTTTGGACTGCTACCTCTGCCGACCGTGAACAACAGCAAAGCGCAGTCTATTTCCCTATTTACCGTGGAACCTTAGGTATGCGCTTAGGTATTGTTGAGCAAGGTAAAAGTGACATCTTCAAGCAAGTGACCAGCTTTGCGCAAATGCGCCAATACATTCCCTGCCAAGGTAAATTGTGGGCTGATACTGCCATTCTTGAAGCCAACGGCATTAAAGTGGCTAAAAGCCTTGGTTATGGCAATATTTTTGCGATGTTAGAAGCCGACCGTTGTGATTACTTCCCACGCGGCATTTTTGAACCGTGGAGCGAAGTGAAGCGCGAAGCAAAATACAATCTAACTGTAGATAGCTACGTCATGCTGCGCTACAAAATGCCATTTTTCTTTTTTGTTAAAAAAGACAATCAACGCTTAGCCACACACCTCAACGATATTCTTTATCAAATGTTTGAAGATGGCAGTTATCAAAAAATGTTTCTTAACGACCCAGATGTGAAGAATGCTTTGGAGCTAGGCAAACTAGAAAAGCGCACTATTTTTGATTTAGAAAATCCCTACCTTACCGATAAAGTGAATGCCATTCCGCAAAAAATTTGGTTTGACCCACTGGCTGGACAATAA
- a CDS encoding Lrp/AsnC family transcriptional regulator: MDKFDQKIVAMLVANARTPVSQIARQVNLSRSATAERIANLESSGQISGYHASLGTHSEQAPIAAHLELRYKEHNCEAYAEIMRGIPEIKRCQAISGDVDMLLYVEVASMARLEEIRLQLEQMEKMVMVRTHMVLREMFSR, from the coding sequence TTGGATAAGTTTGATCAAAAAATTGTCGCTATGTTAGTGGCCAATGCGCGTACTCCGGTGAGTCAAATTGCGCGACAAGTAAACCTTTCGCGTTCGGCCACCGCCGAGCGCATCGCCAATTTAGAGAGCAGTGGGCAGATCAGTGGCTATCATGCTAGTTTGGGTACCCATAGCGAGCAAGCGCCGATTGCTGCGCATTTAGAGCTTCGCTACAAAGAACACAATTGTGAAGCCTATGCTGAGATTATGCGTGGCATCCCAGAAATTAAACGCTGTCAGGCAATTTCAGGCGATGTTGATATGTTGCTGTACGTTGAAGTGGCCTCAATGGCCCGCCTAGAAGAGATTCGTTTGCAGCTAGAGCAAATGGAAAAAATGGTAATGGTGCGCACCCACATGGTGTTAAGGGAAATGTTTAGTCGCTAA
- the folM gene encoding dihydromonapterin reductase, with product MPSKPANSSAPVLITGGTQRLGLAIAEDLLQQGYSVLVTYRSDKPAVQALRDKGADCVIADFSDEQGISQFIAYVLENYSALRAVIHNASQWLNNTALDNQHHLMQAMWSVHVSAPYQLNIAFEELLKNHQDQQASDIIHMTDYVADKGSSKHIAYAASKAGLANLTHSFAAKLAPAVKVNSIAPSLLMFNQDDPPEYRTKALAKSLMALEPGASEAVAAVNYLLASKYITGRTIGLDGGRHLV from the coding sequence ATGCCGAGTAAGCCAGCTAACAGCAGTGCACCAGTGCTAATTACTGGCGGCACCCAGCGCTTAGGCTTAGCCATTGCCGAAGATTTGCTGCAGCAAGGTTACTCGGTGCTTGTGACCTATCGTAGTGACAAACCTGCGGTACAAGCCTTAAGAGATAAAGGCGCAGATTGCGTCATTGCCGATTTTAGCGATGAACAAGGCATTAGCCAATTTATTGCTTACGTACTCGAGAACTATTCTGCCTTACGTGCGGTTATCCATAATGCTTCGCAGTGGTTAAACAATACTGCGCTAGATAATCAGCACCATTTAATGCAAGCCATGTGGAGTGTGCATGTTAGTGCGCCTTATCAGCTCAATATCGCCTTTGAAGAGCTGCTAAAAAATCATCAAGATCAACAGGCTAGCGACATTATTCATATGACGGATTATGTCGCAGATAAAGGCAGCAGCAAGCATATTGCTTATGCGGCCAGTAAAGCGGGTTTGGCTAATTTAACCCATTCTTTTGCCGCTAAGCTTGCACCAGCGGTAAAAGTGAATAGTATTGCGCCCTCGTTGTTAATGTTTAACCAAGATGATCCTCCGGAGTATCGGACTAAAGCCTTGGCAAAATCATTAATGGCGCTTGAGCCGGGCGCCAGTGAAGCAGTAGCAGCGGTTAACTACTTGCTGGCTAGCAAATATATAACCGGTCGCACCATCGGCTTAGACGGTGGTCGCCATCTGGTCTAG
- a CDS encoding MarR family winged helix-turn-helix transcriptional regulator produces the protein MQKTVYWQDVLISLRKIIRATDLQSKRIVKACGLTIPQVMVLRAIEDLGTVTVKHLSDEVSLSQATVTTILNRLEERQLIERIRSASDRRIVNPRLTEKGMNILTTVPPLLHEEFIQRFENLQDWEKTQILSSLQHIASMMDAQSIDASPLLDINAPDKDLNK, from the coding sequence ATGCAAAAAACTGTTTACTGGCAAGACGTTCTCATTTCTTTGCGGAAAATTATTCGCGCTACCGATCTACAATCTAAACGGATTGTAAAAGCCTGTGGATTAACCATTCCACAAGTAATGGTGTTAAGAGCGATTGAAGATTTAGGTACCGTAACGGTGAAACATCTATCTGATGAGGTATCACTAAGCCAGGCTACTGTTACCACTATTTTAAACCGTTTAGAAGAGCGCCAACTAATTGAGCGAATTCGCAGCGCATCGGATCGACGCATTGTCAACCCAAGGCTCACCGAGAAGGGTATGAATATTCTTACAACAGTCCCCCCCTTGCTGCATGAAGAATTTATTCAACGTTTTGAAAATTTACAAGACTGGGAAAAAACGCAAATACTGTCATCTTTGCAGCATATTGCATCAATGATGGACGCTCAATCTATCGACGCCTCACCGCTATTAGATATTAATGCACCGGATAAAGATCTAAACAAATAG
- a CDS encoding DEAD/DEAH box helicase yields the protein MSFDSLGLSKPLLDAVAAQGYDTPSPIQAKAIPVILEGKDIMAAAQTGTGKTAGFTLPLLELLSKGPKVRANQVRALVLTPTRELAAQVGESVSTYGKNMDLSSTVVFGGVKINPQMQKLRRGADVLVATPGRLLDLYQQNAFRFQQLEVIIFDEADRMLDMGFIHDIRKILALLPKQRQTLMFSATFSEEIRTLAKSLVKDPVEVSVTPPNATAKTVKQWIVPVDKSKKSGLLTQLIKDNDWQQVLVFSRTKHGANRLAKHLEQRKISAAAIHGNKSQGARTRALAEFKSGDVRVLVATDIAARGLDIDQLPQVVNFDLPNVAEDYVHRIGRTGRAGSTGQAVSLVCADEVADLIGIERLTGQLLERKEVAGFEPSTQLPVTRDTRPLKAKKPKKPKSPRSEHKDGQRSSENARGNKPVGKNRRHTGGGTNKTSRRFAKPNTNNSGNK from the coding sequence ATGAGCTTTGACTCCCTGGGTTTATCTAAACCTTTATTAGACGCCGTAGCCGCACAAGGTTACGACACGCCCTCTCCTATTCAAGCCAAAGCCATTCCTGTGATTTTAGAAGGCAAAGACATCATGGCTGCCGCGCAAACCGGTACCGGTAAAACAGCAGGTTTTACCTTGCCCTTGCTAGAATTGCTAAGTAAAGGACCTAAAGTGCGCGCCAATCAAGTTCGCGCCCTTGTGCTTACTCCAACACGTGAGCTAGCTGCACAGGTTGGCGAAAGCGTGAGTACTTACGGCAAGAACATGGACCTAAGCTCTACGGTAGTATTTGGTGGAGTGAAAATTAATCCGCAAATGCAAAAGCTGCGTCGTGGCGCAGATGTGCTGGTAGCAACCCCTGGCCGTTTATTAGATCTTTACCAGCAAAACGCGTTTCGTTTTCAGCAGTTAGAAGTGATTATATTTGACGAAGCTGACCGCATGTTAGACATGGGTTTTATTCACGACATTAGAAAGATTTTGGCCTTGCTGCCAAAACAGCGCCAAACCTTAATGTTCTCGGCTACCTTCTCAGAAGAAATTAGAACACTGGCCAAAAGCTTGGTTAAAGACCCCGTTGAAGTATCGGTAACACCACCAAACGCTACCGCAAAAACCGTAAAACAGTGGATTGTACCGGTTGATAAAAGTAAAAAGTCTGGCCTGCTTACTCAGCTGATTAAAGATAATGATTGGCAGCAAGTATTGGTATTTAGCCGCACCAAACATGGCGCCAACCGCTTAGCCAAACATTTAGAACAGCGCAAAATCTCAGCCGCTGCGATTCACGGCAATAAAAGCCAAGGCGCACGTACCCGTGCACTGGCGGAATTTAAAAGTGGTGATGTACGAGTATTAGTTGCCACCGACATTGCTGCACGTGGCTTAGACATCGATCAACTGCCGCAAGTAGTGAACTTTGATTTACCTAATGTGGCCGAAGATTACGTACACCGCATTGGCCGCACTGGCCGAGCGGGTTCAACAGGTCAGGCAGTGTCTTTGGTATGTGCTGATGAAGTGGCAGATTTAATTGGCATTGAGCGACTCACTGGCCAGTTATTAGAACGTAAAGAAGTAGCCGGTTTTGAACCAAGCACCCAGTTACCAGTAACCCGCGATACTCGCCCCTTAAAAGCTAAAAAGCCGAAAAAGCCTAAAAGTCCACGTAGCGAACATAAAGATGGTCAGCGCTCTAGCGAAAATGCACGAGGTAACAAACCGGTCGGAAAAAATCGCCGCCACACTGGGGGTGGCACCAATAAGACCAGCCGCCGCTTTGCTAAGCCTAATACAAACAACTCGGGCAACAAATAA
- a CDS encoding GNAT family N-acetyltransferase → MSQFPIKAKDGQDFLLRLLNEQDATALGAFFVALSEASRSRFGPHPLSSEYALHLCEALADDSAQRWVIADGEVIVGYLIFEQEMLEPEYQRYYVQGVSLQAELDVILAPCIADDYQNAGLAMAAMQPLMAEYKRQGARSLVLMGGTQQSNHRARHFYQRCGFVEYGGFQTDVYNIDMRLIL, encoded by the coding sequence ATGTCGCAGTTCCCAATAAAGGCTAAAGATGGTCAAGACTTTCTGCTCCGGCTGCTCAATGAGCAAGATGCAACAGCATTAGGGGCGTTTTTTGTCGCCCTAAGTGAAGCCAGTCGTAGCCGCTTTGGACCTCATCCTTTGAGCAGTGAATATGCCCTGCATTTATGTGAAGCGCTTGCCGATGACAGCGCGCAGCGTTGGGTGATTGCCGATGGTGAAGTCATTGTCGGTTATTTGATCTTTGAACAAGAAATGTTAGAGCCTGAATACCAGCGCTATTATGTGCAGGGAGTTAGCTTACAAGCTGAGCTAGATGTGATACTTGCCCCCTGCATTGCCGATGACTATCAAAACGCTGGGCTGGCCATGGCGGCGATGCAACCCTTGATGGCTGAGTATAAGCGGCAAGGCGCCCGTAGCTTAGTATTGATGGGGGGAACTCAGCAGAGTAATCATCGCGCGCGGCATTTTTATCAACGTTGTGGCTTTGTTGAATATGGCGGTTTTCAAACCGATGTGTATAACATTGATATGCGCCTTATCTTGTAA
- a CDS encoding ABC transporter substrate-binding protein, whose protein sequence is MKLRYAALLLVSGFAQAEDSCGSVTIADMNWSSATVIANVDKFILEHGYGCEAELVPGDTMPTTVSMMEKGEPDIAPELWTNSAKETLERGVAEKRLRFAGKSLSDGGEEGFWVPQYLVDQYPEIATIEGVKKYAKLFVHPESKELSAFYGCPAGWNCQISASNLFEALELEKSGFELIDPGSGAGLSGSIAKAYTREQGWFGYYWAPTAVLGKYKMVKVDTGNGIDEQEFLTCTTQEGCENPKVTMYPPSAVHSVTTEDFASKAPAAYEYITKRSFTNAQMNELLAWMEDNQADGDAAMYHYLTENPDSWKAWVPEDVAAKVTKALASM, encoded by the coding sequence ATGAAATTAAGATACGCAGCACTGCTTTTGGTTAGCGGTTTTGCTCAAGCGGAGGATAGTTGTGGCAGTGTAACGATTGCCGACATGAACTGGAGTTCTGCAACAGTTATTGCCAATGTAGATAAGTTTATTTTAGAACATGGCTATGGCTGTGAGGCTGAATTGGTGCCTGGGGATACTATGCCAACTACTGTCTCTATGATGGAAAAAGGCGAACCAGATATTGCTCCTGAATTATGGACTAACTCTGCTAAAGAAACCCTAGAGCGTGGTGTTGCTGAAAAACGTTTACGTTTTGCCGGTAAATCGTTATCAGATGGTGGAGAAGAAGGCTTTTGGGTTCCTCAATACCTAGTTGACCAATACCCTGAGATTGCCACTATCGAAGGTGTTAAAAAATACGCCAAATTATTTGTTCACCCAGAAAGCAAAGAGCTTTCGGCTTTCTATGGCTGTCCAGCTGGCTGGAACTGCCAAATTTCTGCTAGTAACTTATTTGAAGCCTTAGAGCTTGAGAAATCAGGCTTTGAACTGATTGACCCAGGCTCTGGTGCTGGTTTGTCCGGTTCTATCGCTAAAGCTTACACTCGTGAGCAAGGCTGGTTTGGTTACTACTGGGCACCAACTGCAGTACTAGGTAAATACAAAATGGTTAAAGTTGATACTGGTAATGGTATCGACGAGCAAGAATTCTTGACCTGTACTACTCAAGAGGGCTGTGAAAACCCTAAAGTAACGATGTACCCGCCTTCGGCAGTGCACTCGGTTACTACTGAAGACTTTGCTAGCAAAGCACCTGCAGCTTATGAATACATCACTAAACGCTCATTTACCAATGCGCAAATGAACGAGTTATTAGCTTGGATGGAAGATAACCAAGCCGATGGTGATGCGGCAATGTATCATTACTTAACAGAAAACCCAGATAGCTGGAAAGCTTGGGTACCCGAAGATGTTGCCGCTAAAGTGACTAAAGCTCTAGCAAGTATGTAA
- a CDS encoding methyl-accepting chemotaxis protein: protein MKTITAKLASLLVIVILVSGLIVIGALYWLSSASLNEQFQNDKLALTKQMSIILKEPVFVYDFDVIKATIDAFIDEPMIAGIKVSDQRGKLMAENHNSGFSPDETITIDLDWDGKPLGTIEIGVTKQAINTALINELSKDILTIVLMTALIIVLLILALRKVIIAPLANVNNVLAGIAQGDGDLTARIPVTSEDEIGQLGHNFNSFIETVQSIVQDMAEAATQLELVSESVRVINDKNTANTFEQTELTSTSLTNLQQLGIATKEIASNAESTASRTQQAYQLSMDGHKAIDANIAQVGELVKNLDRTADEVTSLKQVSDNIGSVLDVIKGIAEQTNLLALNAAIEAARAGESGRGFAVVADEVRALASKTHESTTEIESIIGDLQSQAETSYQATQAGKEMVSQTISSAEGTGESLVQINQEMNSVNDMITMIASASEEQSNVTSAVTADMESLSLGAQSLSEDSKQLQQATEDLLEVGHQLVTQVNRFKY, encoded by the coding sequence ATGAAAACAATTACCGCAAAACTCGCCTCGCTACTTGTTATCGTTATTCTCGTGTCTGGGCTGATTGTAATCGGCGCACTTTATTGGCTTAGTAGCGCATCGCTAAATGAACAGTTCCAGAACGACAAACTCGCTCTCACCAAGCAAATGAGCATCATTCTGAAAGAACCGGTGTTTGTATATGACTTTGATGTAATTAAAGCCACCATTGATGCCTTTATCGATGAACCGATGATTGCAGGCATCAAGGTAAGTGATCAACGTGGCAAACTAATGGCCGAAAATCACAACTCAGGTTTTAGTCCAGATGAAACCATTACTATTGATTTAGATTGGGATGGCAAACCACTAGGCACGATTGAAATAGGGGTAACCAAACAAGCCATCAATACCGCTTTAATAAATGAGTTAAGCAAAGATATTCTTACTATTGTTTTAATGACTGCACTAATTATCGTGCTGCTTATCTTGGCACTGCGCAAAGTTATCATCGCGCCACTTGCTAACGTGAATAATGTATTGGCCGGCATTGCCCAAGGTGACGGTGATTTAACCGCGCGTATTCCTGTAACCAGTGAAGATGAAATTGGTCAATTAGGCCACAATTTCAATAGCTTTATCGAAACCGTACAAAGCATTGTGCAAGACATGGCCGAAGCCGCGACTCAGCTAGAACTGGTGTCTGAAAGCGTACGAGTAATTAATGACAAAAACACCGCTAATACCTTTGAGCAAACAGAGCTAACGTCTACCTCTTTAACCAACCTACAACAGCTAGGCATCGCCACCAAAGAAATAGCCAGTAATGCAGAGAGCACAGCTTCTCGCACTCAACAAGCTTATCAGCTATCGATGGATGGCCACAAAGCCATTGATGCAAATATTGCTCAAGTGGGCGAGCTAGTGAAAAACCTTGATCGCACCGCCGATGAAGTGACCAGCCTCAAACAAGTCAGCGACAACATTGGCAGCGTATTGGATGTTATTAAAGGCATTGCGGAACAAACTAACTTATTGGCTTTAAATGCCGCAATTGAAGCTGCGCGAGCTGGCGAATCAGGTAGAGGTTTTGCCGTTGTAGCCGATGAAGTGCGAGCCCTGGCCAGTAAAACCCATGAATCTACTACCGAAATCGAATCCATTATTGGTGATTTACAAAGCCAAGCTGAAACCTCTTACCAAGCCACTCAAGCAGGTAAAGAAATGGTCAGTCAAACCATCTCTTCTGCCGAAGGTACCGGTGAATCACTAGTACAAATCAACCAAGAAATGAATTCAGTAAATGACATGATTACCATGATCGCCAGCGCCAGTGAAGAGCAGTCTAATGTGACAAGTGCAGTAACAGCAGATATGGAATCACTCAGCCTTGGTGCACAATCTCTCAGCGAAGACAGCAAACAACTGCAACAAGCCACCGAAGATTTATTAGAGGTAGGTCATCAACTCGTCACACAGGTCAACCGCTTTAAGTACTAA
- a CDS encoding pyridoxamine 5'-phosphate oxidase family protein, with product MGKQFGAMITPHIEFIAQQKMFFVATAAAEGKVNLSPKGMDSFRVLNQQQIVWLNLTGSGNETAAHLKQSSRMTIMFCAFEGKPVILRLYGRAKALHRGDAEWQQYIELFPQQVGARQLYLLDIDMVQSSCGMSVPFYDFVAQRDDLANWASKQGEQGIKRYWAKNNQHSLDGVASDILNLSGLASDNKT from the coding sequence ATGGGTAAGCAATTTGGTGCGATGATAACCCCGCATATTGAGTTTATCGCACAGCAAAAGATGTTTTTTGTGGCAACCGCTGCAGCCGAAGGTAAAGTGAATTTATCACCCAAAGGCATGGACTCGTTTCGGGTACTTAACCAGCAGCAAATTGTTTGGCTCAATTTAACTGGTAGTGGTAATGAAACTGCCGCTCACTTAAAACAAAGCTCACGTATGACCATTATGTTTTGTGCCTTTGAGGGCAAACCGGTGATCTTGCGATTGTATGGTCGAGCTAAAGCGCTACACCGCGGTGATGCAGAGTGGCAGCAATATATTGAATTATTTCCACAGCAAGTGGGGGCGCGACAACTTTACTTGTTAGACATTGATATGGTGCAAAGCTCTTGTGGCATGTCGGTACCTTTTTATGACTTTGTTGCACAGCGTGACGATTTGGCAAATTGGGCAAGCAAACAAGGCGAGCAGGGTATTAAGCGCTATTGGGCGAAGAACAATCAACATAGTTTAGATGGTGTTGCTAGCGACATATTAAATCTCTCAGGTCTTGCATCTGATAACAAAACTTAA
- the folX gene encoding dihydroneopterin triphosphate 2'-epimerase — protein MSNVSKTNVSNLTPLANSFRLEPALITITNLRLRTYIGFNEEELSKQQDVVINAEIRYQASKACEADSEDLALNYKVITKAMIAHVEQGHFRLLEKLCADLLTLAMDEPRVINASITVDKPHALRFADSVSVTLSGSRDAE, from the coding sequence ATGAGCAACGTATCTAAAACAAATGTATCTAACCTAACGCCATTGGCCAATAGTTTTCGGCTCGAACCAGCGCTAATTACGATTACCAATTTGCGCTTGCGAACGTATATCGGTTTTAACGAAGAAGAGCTTAGTAAGCAGCAAGATGTGGTGATAAATGCCGAAATTCGTTATCAAGCAAGCAAAGCCTGCGAAGCGGATAGTGAGGATTTGGCTCTCAATTATAAGGTGATTACCAAAGCGATGATCGCCCACGTTGAGCAAGGCCACTTTCGTCTATTGGAAAAACTGTGTGCCGACTTACTCACCCTTGCGATGGATGAACCGCGGGTGATTAATGCCAGCATCACCGTCGATAAACCGCATGCCTTACGATTTGCAGATTCGGTATCGGTAACTTTATCGGGCTCGCGTGATGCCGAGTAA
- the folE gene encoding GTP cyclohydrolase I FolE, whose translation MKVALAEKQFRKDACLSPEAIQVRQALVDKGIETPLVDNQLSNEQKYNKIKASLTDVVATLGLDLSDDSLAETPHRIAKMFVDEVFSGLDYSRFPKISIIENKMAVEEMVKVSDIAFTSTCEHHFVTIDGLAKVAYIPKDHIIGLSKINRIVRFFAQRPQVQERLTQQVLVALQSLLGTEDVAISIEATHFCVKARGVMDASSSTQTSAYGGKFKTSKSARREFLA comes from the coding sequence ATGAAAGTAGCGTTAGCTGAAAAACAATTTAGAAAAGACGCTTGCTTGTCACCAGAGGCAATTCAAGTACGCCAAGCGTTGGTTGATAAAGGGATAGAAACTCCCTTAGTGGACAATCAATTAAGCAATGAGCAGAAGTACAATAAGATAAAAGCCTCTTTGACTGATGTAGTGGCTACCTTGGGTTTAGATTTAAGTGATGATAGCTTGGCCGAAACCCCGCACCGTATTGCAAAAATGTTTGTTGATGAAGTGTTCTCGGGTTTAGATTATTCGCGCTTCCCAAAAATCAGCATCATTGAAAATAAAATGGCCGTGGAAGAGATGGTGAAGGTGTCGGATATTGCCTTTACCAGCACTTGTGAGCACCATTTTGTCACCATCGATGGTTTGGCGAAAGTAGCTTACATTCCTAAAGACCACATTATTGGTTTGTCAAAAATTAACCGCATTGTGCGCTTCTTTGCGCAGCGTCCGCAGGTACAAGAGCGCTTAACTCAGCAAGTGCTGGTGGCCTTACAAAGTTTGTTGGGTACCGAAGACGTAGCCATTAGCATCGAGGCAACCCATTTCTGCGTGAAAGCTCGCGGGGTGATGGACGCAAGCTCAAGCACCCAAACTTCGGCCTACGGCGGCAAGTTTAAAACCAGTAAATCAGCTAGAAGAGAGTTTTTAGCCTAG
- a CDS encoding DUF3565 domain-containing protein, translating to MLQIIIGFQLDEEHHWIARLACGHYQHVRHQPPWQNRPWVLNYQGRFSMLGKELSCVKCLESAPRDWK from the coding sequence ATGCTACAAATTATAATTGGCTTTCAGTTGGACGAAGAGCACCATTGGATCGCTAGGTTGGCCTGTGGACACTATCAACATGTTCGTCACCAGCCGCCATGGCAAAACCGACCGTGGGTGCTTAATTACCAAGGCCGTTTTAGTATGCTTGGCAAAGAACTCTCCTGTGTTAAATGCTTAGAAAGTGCCCCCCGCGATTGGAAGTAA
- a CDS encoding DUF3833 domain-containing protein, with amino-acid sequence MQLASSVHRKYLLLLSLLAGLWGCSSADVSSYADNQPTLVLEDFFDGQLSAHGIVKNRSGELIRYFNVTIDASWDEQGLGTLDEHFVFDDGEKLQRIWTLRKQQDGSYLASANDVSQPAKMHLAGNALFMDYVLTLQYKGNPLDVVVEDKMYLVNSTTIVNESVMRKFGFKVGSVSLVIQKQS; translated from the coding sequence ATGCAACTAGCCTCTAGCGTACATCGAAAATACCTCTTGTTACTTAGCCTACTGGCAGGTTTGTGGGGCTGTTCTAGTGCCGATGTTTCCAGTTACGCAGACAACCAACCCACCTTGGTTTTGGAAGATTTTTTTGACGGTCAACTTAGCGCACATGGCATTGTTAAAAACCGTTCGGGAGAGTTGATTCGCTATTTTAACGTCACCATCGATGCTAGCTGGGACGAGCAAGGGCTTGGCACTCTTGATGAGCATTTTGTTTTTGACGATGGCGAAAAGCTACAACGCATTTGGACGCTGCGCAAGCAGCAAGATGGTAGCTACCTTGCCAGTGCTAACGATGTTAGCCAACCCGCCAAGATGCACTTAGCAGGCAATGCCTTGTTTATGGACTATGTGCTCACTTTGCAATATAAAGGCAATCCGCTAGATGTGGTGGTCGAAGACAAAATGTATTTGGTTAACTCAACCACCATTGTGAATGAGTCAGTGATGCGAAAATTTGGATTTAAAGTGGGCTCGGTAAGTTTGGTGATTCAAAAACAGTCTTAG